From a single Bremerella cremea genomic region:
- a CDS encoding AAA family ATPase, producing MSSENDAAAAAKLAESYELLQREIGRVIVGQQEVVEQLLISLFAGGHCLLEGVPGLAKTLMVRSLANALHLEFNRIQFTPDLMPSDITGTEIIQENRATGERAYRFVRGPIFSNVILADEINRTPPKTQAALLESMQEKQVTAGGTKHALPSPFFVLATQNPIEQEGTYPLPEAQLDRFMFNVRIDYPSELEELEIVKRTTADIDTTITPLLTGEEIIRLSQVVRRVPVADPVAQYAIRLVRLTRKVEGTSSPMAPYIQWGAGPRASQFLVLGAKARAILHGREFATTEDIQAVALPVLRHRIRTSFNADAEGITTDHVIQKILESTPTTVEDSNFAEAFRSSDAG from the coding sequence ATGAGTAGCGAAAACGATGCCGCCGCAGCGGCAAAACTGGCCGAATCGTACGAACTTTTGCAACGCGAAATCGGCCGGGTGATTGTCGGACAGCAAGAGGTCGTCGAGCAGCTCTTGATCTCCCTTTTTGCGGGCGGACACTGCTTGCTGGAAGGGGTGCCAGGCTTGGCAAAAACCTTAATGGTTCGCTCGCTGGCCAACGCCCTGCATCTGGAATTCAACCGCATTCAATTCACGCCTGATTTGATGCCGTCCGATATTACCGGGACAGAAATCATCCAAGAGAACCGAGCTACCGGCGAACGGGCCTATCGTTTTGTTCGTGGTCCGATCTTTAGTAATGTGATCTTGGCCGACGAAATCAATCGTACGCCCCCCAAGACCCAGGCCGCTCTGTTAGAGTCGATGCAGGAAAAGCAGGTCACCGCTGGCGGTACCAAGCATGCGTTACCTTCTCCGTTCTTTGTGCTGGCGACGCAAAACCCAATCGAGCAGGAAGGAACCTATCCGCTGCCAGAAGCCCAGTTGGACCGTTTCATGTTCAACGTGCGGATCGATTATCCGTCGGAGCTAGAAGAGCTTGAGATTGTCAAACGGACGACCGCCGATATCGATACCACGATTACACCGCTGCTTACCGGTGAAGAGATCATTCGACTTTCGCAGGTCGTGCGTCGCGTCCCAGTGGCCGACCCGGTAGCCCAGTATGCAATTCGCCTCGTTCGGCTAACGCGAAAGGTAGAAGGCACGTCCTCGCCGATGGCTCCTTACATTCAATGGGGTGCCGGTCCGCGAGCGAGCCAGTTTTTGGTACTGGGGGCCAAAGCGAGGGCCATTTTGCACGGCCGCGAGTTCGCCACCACCGAAGACATTCAAGCGGTCGCTTTGCCGGTGCTACGACATCGCATTCGCACCAGCTTCAACGCCGACGCGGAAGGCATCACCACCGATCACGTGATTCAGAAAATTTTGGAATCGACACCTACCACGGTAGAGGACAGCAATTTTGCCGAAGCTTTTAGATCCTCAGACGCTGGCTAA
- a CDS encoding PQQ-binding-like beta-propeller repeat protein, producing MIDPTARIIRSVGLVGVIAITFLGTSQSFGQGGDVGLRADFSLTVDLPEIKNDTKNLLSQIDQQLQQKNWRDAIDTLGRLIGSHSDELIARGNDRVDLGSQYLYYVDLKSYLQRRIAAYSRQTPEFLEVYRRQIDPLAQQVLDQAQASRDPVQLAQAIDDYFLSSYTDKALLFQGDLLLEQARFNEARTAWERISPQFRTPSDPSGVLLAMPGQPMWVAVDGIDWSKHRDYIQQRLNDDTSSSPLATIPNSSIDPASVWARLCLASWLEGAEDRAQAELEILKQLYPDSQGYLGGRQTNYAQFLTKLIETSPGQLPGQKKGDWPTFAGAYSRNGHAKQVVPVRHYQPSWSVSLDSYILPQMSGGSSVPEQSTEIAPLIAESAKALNTTFPIVQDRVVVVADEQNVRAFALDSGLPAFPTGGTVFDHVDPEYGVFFSGNGQDAFRSDRNRRGNMLSAMSVKFLNALGIPRFTQSVDGNMLVARIGTTANGVPIFQAQFQDPADMVVFDMSKQGKAIARVPPATGISGPWSFEGTAIIQGNRLYCGMTKSGVRDESAVACFDWTTSQMLWRKPLSITQPYGSGLIQETDYGHRSHNLLTLKDGVLYYNTNHGVIAALDAQRGETLWLTRYPRREMTPTPRLELAHHLVQRNINPCVVTQGLVICMPLDSDRVFALDAATGQLVWQTVPGGVDPLHILGATDEDVLVSGNQLFWIHLHSGKIRAEFPQVSQGTSDHGFGRGVLVGDQVYWPTRDTIYRLQAHLDEKSHINEASPPINVAKFGEQGGNLVVSGDYLIVASPSRMTAYAPAPAETAPQQEFDSSRN from the coding sequence ATGATCGATCCGACTGCGCGAATAATACGATCCGTGGGGCTCGTGGGAGTCATCGCGATAACGTTCTTGGGAACTAGCCAGTCATTCGGTCAGGGTGGGGACGTTGGGCTGCGAGCCGACTTCTCGCTGACGGTCGATTTGCCTGAGATTAAGAACGACACCAAAAATCTCCTCTCGCAAATCGATCAACAGTTACAACAAAAAAACTGGCGAGATGCCATCGATACACTGGGGCGGCTGATCGGGAGCCACAGTGACGAACTGATTGCCCGAGGTAACGATCGTGTTGATCTGGGTAGCCAGTACCTCTACTACGTTGATTTGAAGTCCTACTTGCAACGTCGTATTGCGGCCTACTCGCGGCAGACGCCTGAGTTTTTGGAAGTCTATCGCCGCCAGATCGATCCCCTGGCTCAGCAAGTTCTCGACCAAGCCCAGGCTTCTCGCGACCCGGTCCAGTTAGCTCAAGCAATCGACGACTACTTTCTTAGCAGCTACACCGACAAAGCACTGCTCTTTCAGGGAGACCTCCTGTTAGAACAAGCCCGCTTTAACGAAGCCCGCACCGCGTGGGAACGCATCTCTCCTCAGTTCCGCACTCCGTCAGATCCATCTGGCGTCCTGCTCGCCATGCCAGGCCAGCCGATGTGGGTGGCGGTGGATGGAATCGATTGGAGCAAGCACCGCGACTACATCCAGCAGCGATTGAACGACGACACTTCTTCCAGCCCGCTTGCCACAATTCCGAACAGCAGCATCGATCCTGCCTCGGTTTGGGCTCGCTTGTGCCTGGCTTCGTGGCTGGAAGGAGCCGAAGATCGCGCCCAAGCCGAGTTAGAAATTCTCAAGCAACTTTATCCCGACAGCCAGGGCTACCTTGGAGGTCGTCAGACCAATTACGCTCAGTTTCTTACGAAGCTAATCGAAACATCACCTGGTCAACTTCCTGGTCAAAAGAAAGGGGACTGGCCCACGTTTGCTGGGGCCTATTCTCGCAATGGGCATGCGAAGCAGGTCGTGCCGGTGCGTCATTATCAACCCAGTTGGAGCGTATCGCTCGACTCGTACATCTTACCGCAGATGTCTGGAGGCTCTTCAGTGCCAGAGCAGTCAACCGAGATCGCTCCATTGATCGCGGAATCGGCGAAAGCCCTCAACACCACGTTTCCAATTGTTCAAGACCGCGTTGTCGTCGTTGCCGACGAGCAAAACGTACGGGCCTTCGCTTTAGATAGTGGCTTGCCAGCGTTTCCCACCGGCGGAACGGTTTTCGATCACGTCGATCCAGAATATGGGGTTTTCTTTTCTGGAAACGGTCAAGATGCTTTTCGTTCTGATCGTAACCGACGGGGCAACATGCTTTCTGCGATGTCCGTCAAGTTTTTAAATGCCCTGGGGATTCCTCGCTTTACCCAATCGGTCGATGGCAACATGCTGGTGGCGCGTATCGGAACCACCGCGAATGGCGTTCCGATATTTCAAGCTCAGTTTCAAGACCCGGCGGATATGGTCGTCTTCGATATGAGCAAGCAAGGCAAAGCCATCGCTCGGGTCCCTCCGGCAACGGGCATTTCTGGTCCCTGGTCGTTTGAAGGAACCGCTATCATTCAAGGGAATCGGCTGTATTGTGGCATGACCAAGTCAGGCGTCCGCGATGAATCGGCCGTTGCCTGTTTCGATTGGACGACTTCGCAGATGCTATGGCGGAAACCGCTTTCCATCACCCAGCCTTACGGTAGCGGCCTTATCCAAGAGACCGACTATGGGCACCGTTCTCATAACTTGCTGACCTTGAAGGATGGTGTTCTCTACTACAACACCAACCACGGCGTGATTGCCGCGTTGGATGCCCAGCGTGGGGAAACCCTCTGGTTGACGCGTTATCCCCGCCGCGAAATGACTCCTACCCCGCGACTGGAACTCGCCCATCATTTGGTACAACGCAATATTAACCCCTGTGTGGTAACGCAAGGGCTGGTCATTTGTATGCCTTTGGATAGCGATCGCGTTTTTGCTTTAGACGCGGCAACAGGGCAGCTTGTATGGCAAACGGTTCCTGGGGGCGTCGATCCCCTGCATATCTTGGGCGCAACCGACGAAGATGTGCTGGTCAGCGGCAATCAGTTATTTTGGATTCACCTGCACTCTGGCAAGATTCGCGCCGAGTTCCCTCAGGTATCTCAGGGAACAAGTGATCATGGGTTCGGACGCGGAGTCTTGGTGGGCGATCAGGTCTATTGGCCAACCCGTGATACGATTTATCGGCTGCAGGCCCACCTGGACGAAAAATCGCATATCAACGAAGCGAGCCCACCAATCAACGTGGCCAAATTTGGTGAACAAGGAGGCAACCTCGTCGTCTCTGGCGATTACTTAATTGTCGCCTCGCCTAGCCGCATGACCGCTTATGCACCTGCTCCTGCCGAGACGGCACCGCAGCAAGAATTCGACTCCTCCCGCAATTAA
- a CDS encoding ABC transporter permease, whose product MTSAETVFTPNPLSAAWSLCYREIIRFLRQRNRIIGAIGQPIIFWLLFGTGLTGVFRTQGEGGGDESFTVYFFPGTLLLIVLFTAIFATISIIEDRNEGFLQSVLVSPIPRWSMVLGKVLGGTILAVGQAMIFLCLGFFVGISLTLLQFLAIFGILVIASIGLTSLGFWLAWRMDSTQGFHAVMNLLLMPMWLLSGAFFPIPSGSAITSPGQWVLSWVMTLNPVTYALGAIRRIMHAEVAPSFLGGESGGQFWLPSVSFGVTITLLFAIVMFALSCRAATKTRRGDWL is encoded by the coding sequence ATGACCTCCGCTGAAACCGTTTTCACCCCCAACCCGTTGTCGGCAGCTTGGTCGCTTTGCTATCGCGAGATCATTCGTTTCTTGCGGCAGCGCAACCGCATTATTGGTGCGATTGGCCAGCCCATTATTTTCTGGCTGCTATTTGGCACCGGCTTAACTGGCGTCTTTCGCACGCAAGGGGAGGGGGGAGGCGATGAAAGCTTCACCGTTTATTTCTTCCCCGGTACGCTGCTACTGATTGTGCTGTTCACAGCAATTTTCGCCACGATTTCCATCATCGAGGATCGCAACGAAGGCTTTCTGCAATCGGTCCTCGTCTCGCCAATCCCGCGGTGGTCGATGGTCCTGGGCAAGGTTCTCGGCGGCACCATCTTGGCGGTTGGTCAGGCCATGATTTTCCTTTGCCTCGGCTTCTTCGTCGGAATCTCGCTGACACTTTTGCAGTTCCTGGCGATCTTTGGAATCTTGGTGATCGCGAGCATTGGTTTAACCTCGCTTGGCTTTTGGCTGGCTTGGCGGATGGACTCGACACAGGGCTTTCATGCCGTAATGAACTTGCTGTTGATGCCCATGTGGCTTCTTTCCGGCGCTTTCTTTCCCATTCCTTCCGGCAGCGCGATTACTTCGCCAGGGCAATGGGTGCTAAGCTGGGTGATGACGTTAAATCCCGTGACTTATGCCCTCGGAGCGATTCGTCGGATCATGCACGCGGAGGTCGCGCCGAGCTTCCTCGGGGGGGAATCTGGCGGGCAGTTTTGGTTGCCAAGTGTCTCCTTCGGTGTAACGATTACCCTACTATTTGCCATCGTAATGTTTGCGTTGTCTTGTCGTGCAGCCACTAAGACAAGACGTGGAGATTGGCTATGA
- a CDS encoding DUF420 domain-containing protein, translated as MELVNVLPHVNASLNGLATLLLIVGFVLIKQGKVNAHKWTMLSCFGVSTIFLGCYLFYHSLLTDHGKPFPDYPPSWVRYSYYAMLLSHVVLAAAVPFLALITIYHGLKDNRAAHRRIAKWTFPIWLYVSVTGVLVYLCLYQFFPAQAAS; from the coding sequence GTGGAACTGGTAAATGTATTGCCGCATGTGAATGCCTCACTCAATGGCTTGGCGACACTGCTGCTGATCGTCGGTTTCGTGCTGATCAAGCAAGGCAAAGTGAATGCCCATAAATGGACGATGCTCAGCTGCTTTGGCGTCTCGACCATCTTCCTGGGCTGCTATCTGTTTTATCACTCGCTGCTTACCGATCACGGTAAGCCGTTTCCAGACTATCCCCCCAGTTGGGTCCGTTACAGCTACTACGCGATGCTCTTATCGCACGTGGTCCTAGCGGCTGCAGTGCCGTTTTTAGCGTTGATTACGATCTATCACGGTCTCAAGGACAACCGAGCAGCCCACCGTCGCATCGCCAAATGGACGTTTCCGATCTGGCTTTATGTTTCCGTAACCGGTGTATTAGTGTATCTTTGTCTGTATCAGTTCTTTCCGGCTCAAGCGGCAAGCTAA
- a CDS encoding SCO family protein, with translation MKATTGIFVSAILLVVLGLMMMWATINRPARGPLPEADDHAGSAEAMELDRQIPPFELTSAEAEPFNTKSLAGDVWVASFFFTSCPSICKLQNQQIAILQEEFADQGVKFVSITCDPVNDTPEVLRKYAESMQAQPGVWTFLTGDMDKLKPIVEDSFQVMFETQTHSDRLMIIDKNGKLRGTFRATQDSDFRHAKKMIEKLLAEPYEGKEEPAETEVAQGWQKPQPGGMTSFQLTDSLEQPFDSKSLDGDVWLGSFFYTACPGACLMQNLEIAKLRNDFKDRGLKIVSITCDPENDTPAMLAGYASRFQADPNRWHFVRGDFDYIQKIGQEFFNIKVEKQYHSDRVFLVDREGKVIDSYRTSQPEQMKALHQKLEKMLPPAAEAAPATAEKNSTDDAPEKKD, from the coding sequence ATGAAAGCGACCACTGGAATCTTTGTATCCGCCATCCTGCTTGTTGTGCTGGGGCTTATGATGATGTGGGCCACCATCAACCGCCCCGCGCGCGGGCCGCTGCCGGAAGCTGACGATCATGCTGGCTCGGCGGAAGCGATGGAGCTCGATCGGCAAATTCCTCCCTTTGAATTGACCTCGGCGGAAGCAGAACCGTTCAACACCAAGTCGCTGGCCGGAGATGTCTGGGTGGCCAGCTTCTTCTTCACCTCTTGCCCCTCGATTTGCAAACTACAGAACCAACAGATTGCGATCTTGCAGGAAGAATTCGCCGATCAGGGAGTCAAGTTTGTCAGCATCACTTGCGATCCAGTCAACGACACGCCGGAAGTGCTCCGCAAATACGCAGAATCGATGCAGGCTCAACCGGGCGTCTGGACGTTTCTCACCGGCGATATGGACAAGCTAAAGCCGATCGTGGAAGACTCGTTTCAGGTCATGTTCGAAACCCAGACCCACAGCGACCGCCTCATGATCATCGACAAAAACGGCAAGCTGCGGGGCACATTTCGCGCAACACAAGATAGCGACTTTCGCCATGCTAAGAAGATGATCGAAAAACTGTTGGCGGAACCTTACGAAGGGAAAGAAGAACCGGCAGAAACGGAAGTCGCCCAAGGCTGGCAAAAACCGCAGCCAGGGGGCATGACAAGCTTCCAGCTAACCGACAGCCTAGAGCAACCGTTCGATAGCAAATCGCTAGATGGGGACGTCTGGCTGGGCAGCTTTTTCTATACCGCCTGCCCCGGCGCCTGCCTGATGCAAAACCTCGAGATCGCCAAACTACGCAACGACTTTAAGGATCGTGGTTTGAAGATAGTCAGTATTACCTGCGATCCCGAAAACGACACCCCAGCGATGCTGGCCGGCTACGCTTCCCGATTTCAAGCCGATCCGAATCGCTGGCACTTTGTCCGGGGCGACTTTGATTACATCCAAAAGATCGGCCAAGAGTTCTTCAACATCAAAGTGGAAAAACAATACCACAGCGATCGAGTTTTCCTGGTCGATCGTGAAGGTAAGGTGATCGATTCGTACCGCACGAGCCAGCCAGAGCAGATGAAAGCCCTGCATCAAAAGCTAGAGAAAATGTTGCCTCCAGCAGCAGAAGCCGCTCCGGCCACAGCCGAGAAGAACAGCACCGACGATGCCCCAGAGAAGAAGGATTAG
- a CDS encoding DUF58 domain-containing protein, whose translation MPKLLDPQTLANVQGLRLRAKHIVEGLIAGSHRSPHRGFSIEFAEHRDYAPGDDLRYLDWKVLGRTDKYYIKQFEDETNLICNLVVDVSESMRYRGPTAAISKLEYAQCLAATIGWLILQQQDAVGLVTFDDQIRNLVPASGSPVQLQQVIDVLQTAESKEKTQMGPLLHELSGRLNRRGLVIVMSDFFDEVDSIMAGLKHLRYRKHDIVLLQILDPAELDFPFDRPTMFHGLEAFPELLADPISVRKAYRQEIEAFVNDLRSQALANQMDYAQIRTDQPFDAVLRNFLNHRNARLV comes from the coding sequence TTGCCGAAGCTTTTAGATCCTCAGACGCTGGCTAATGTCCAGGGCTTGCGGCTCCGGGCGAAGCATATCGTGGAAGGGTTGATCGCCGGTTCGCATCGAAGTCCCCACCGTGGATTCTCGATCGAATTCGCCGAGCATCGCGACTACGCCCCAGGAGATGACCTCCGTTATCTCGACTGGAAAGTCTTAGGCCGGACCGACAAATACTACATCAAGCAATTCGAAGACGAGACCAACCTGATATGCAACCTGGTGGTCGACGTCAGCGAAAGCATGCGCTATCGTGGTCCCACTGCGGCCATCTCGAAGCTAGAGTACGCCCAGTGTCTGGCCGCCACGATCGGTTGGCTGATCTTGCAACAGCAAGATGCCGTCGGGTTGGTCACGTTTGACGATCAGATTCGCAACTTGGTTCCGGCCAGCGGCAGCCCGGTCCAACTGCAACAAGTAATTGATGTGCTGCAAACGGCAGAGTCGAAAGAGAAAACCCAGATGGGGCCTCTTTTGCACGAGCTTTCCGGGCGTTTGAATCGTCGTGGCTTGGTGATTGTCATGAGTGACTTTTTCGACGAGGTCGACTCGATCATGGCGGGGCTCAAGCATCTGCGGTATCGCAAGCACGATATCGTGCTGCTGCAAATCCTAGATCCAGCGGAACTCGATTTCCCGTTCGACCGCCCCACCATGTTCCACGGTCTGGAAGCATTTCCAGAACTATTGGCCGATCCCATCTCGGTTCGCAAAGCGTATCGCCAAGAGATCGAAGCGTTCGTCAACGACCTCCGTTCGCAAGCGTTGGCCAACCAAATGGACTATGCCCAAATTCGGACCGATCAACCATTTGATGCCGTCCTGCGTAACTTCCTGAATCACCGCAACGCGCGGTTGGTTTAA